AATGAGGACAAGAGAAGGGGTGGAGGGAGgattgtgtgtgaaagagacacaagggttgttgtttttctgactcATTTACATGAGAAGAACCAGTGGCACAAACTTTGTCCTCTTCCACTTTAAAAGAGactttgcttgtttgtgttgcagtcaAAGATGACTTGGGGCCCGTACGTCTGGTTCCACATGTGGAGAGCTGCCACCTCAACCATATCAGGTTTGCTCATTATGGTTATTTGCTTCCAACACCAGGTGCCTCATCTGGATTGTATTATGATGCAAGATCAGTGCATCACTCAAGCCTATGTGGGGTAAAATTAGGGGGGGTTGATGTCATCGTGCCGGCACCGATCGCCCCTGAGCTTCGTGATAAACTTGATCCTCAGCAGCTCCACAGCTGTAGTCAGACTTAGAGTCATCGTTATCCTTAGATGATCCTgacaaatcactgattttacaaCGGAGAAAAACTAATCTTGTCTTGCGCAGCACACAGGCTGCAGTAATGAGCGGCTGCATAATCTTGTCATGGGAAACGTGTTTTTGCTGAAGATTTGCTTCAGCAAAGATTTGCTAGGTATCGcagcatttaaaataatatgattaaCTCTATTGCTCTAGTCTAATTTTTTTTgctataatatattatatttgacACAATACTTACTTTTCTGCTGTACTGACTTAACgttatgttattatgttgtgttttattgctgcaTGATTTCTATGCAATGAAAAGTGACTCAGAAACAGACATTTCTGAGTCAGCTGATCATACTATCATACTAGTCTGAGCACATGTGGCTCAGACTACGTTGGTTTTCCTTTGTGATACACattctttgttttgattaaagTATATCTATGCATTAGCTGGGTAAAATCAATACTAGGATTGTACTTGgatgtatttgttttgaatttgtgggatagtttgtttttacttgtgtttGACTGAAATATACTAATCTGAAATTGCAGTGGTTTGTTATCACGAACCAGGTGTCACATAACTTTTACGTTTTTCGTTGTAAAAACCACAACCCATTTATACACATATTGTTACCACACGTCTAGTGcttttttggaaatgttttaaGGTTTCCTCAAACTCTGACTCAAATAACACAGCACCGTGTTATTTCAGTGTTGTTAAACTTGTCCTAATTGCAAAATAGAGGACcattttttggggaaaaatcCACTTAAATCACTgcatctccatcatcatcattaaaaaatacatctgAAATGATCTGTGACACTGATCtgatcctttttttaaatccattttgCTTTactgttttagttgttttgcaCTATGATCgtgattgttttttattgctgtCGATTATTGTTAGTATATTTAAGGAAGGCATCTTCATACGCCTCCTTTGGCTTCCCTTCTTCCCTGCTCAATTAGTTTTTCtaattttatattacattatgtgcatataaaaaaaactaggCTGTTATTTTCCAGCATGTGATTACCTGGGGGAGAGGATGGCCTCCCTGTTTGGGATAACTTCAGCCAAATATCAGTACGCCATTGATGAATACTACAGGATGAAGAAAGAGGTATGTTGCTGTTCTGGCAGAATGTCATTGTGTTATTGAATGTGTCCGTCAGCTGACGTAATTCCATGTGTTTCTCTGCATCAGacggaggaagagaaggaggaaaacCGTCTGTCAGAGGAAGCGGAACACTCCTTCAACCAGCTACATTCTCAGGAAGACCAGGATGAGGCGATACACCACACTGAGGTTTCCACCACTCAAGCCGATGTGAGCTATCAGATGGAGATTGAAGGTCAGGTACCCTCCAGCACCACTGGGCCCCCTGTTATCATCACGGCAACCTAACCATCCTTAAAGGACACTTGagattttctgtctgtctgtttattaAAGAAGGACCACTGTCTTGTCTCACCCAGTACCGTTCGGTTTGTGTACGACGCAGCTTTAGGTGAGCAGTGCTGCTGTGCGGTTGGTTGTGTGGCGAGGACAGCTGTGTCCACACTCCTCTGACTACCTGGTGTCTCTTTGCCACAGAGTAGCAACTGATAAAGTGATGACTGGATAGTTGCATTCAACCTCGACTGTGTTTTGAGTGCGTTTGGCTCATCACTACATTGTTCAGCACATCTGGCTTTGTCAGTTGCTACGGCAACAGCCTCCCTGATGTGTGAAGGTTGTGTGTTAACCTTAACTGTGCCTCTGATGGACCGGACACTGTGCCTAATTCACCGACACACAGTCAGTGCCAGATCTAGACTAATCctatgtttgaaaatgatttcaagggatagttcagtttagtttttaaGTCTGTCGTGAAAGGTATTTACACATAGTTAGCATCTAACTTTCTGCTGACAGAAACCTCTTAACAAATGgctcaaatattaaaatgtacatcAGCTTAAATGTGCACTATCTTAGGAATGTATTTGCTATGTCATATCGATGTTAAGACATCCTTGTCTGtctggaaattgaagtttgtgtcactttgtaaagtgCTAATCCACTATACCAAACCCCATTGACAAAATCAGCAACTTAGGAGTTGTTGGTTTATTGCCAACTCATTTTGTGAGATTTGTTGCTTAGTTAATCCTGAAAAAGGATTAAGAATTCACACACAAATTAAGAATTCTGAACTTACTGTTGGAGAGAACCATCGATCGACAAATCCTGTGTGCcctgatgtaaaattgctgcttttctctaAGGACTTTGGAGTGGAAGGTTTATAAAATGGCACAAACCTTGACAGTTTCCTGATATAAAAGGCCGtataacagtgagatgaagcagtGGACATATTCTTACACTTAAGCTGACTTTGATTTTAACAGGTCAGCCGTTTGTAGGTTTGCTTTTGCTgttgctggcagccatgttttcactgagcatgTGCCAGCTTGTCAGCACAGGGAGCACACAGGGTGCAATCAGAAGGTACTGTGTATGAGAACCTTATACAACTACACTTTAAAAATccctgaactatcacttaaAAAGGAGCATGTACACTCAGCCTAGGATGAgcattttcaaatatttgatgAGTTTAACAGCAGCTCTGTTGACACGCTGGCCGTTTTAACACTCCCTCACCTGTTTACCTGTCGTCTACATTAGTCCTTATTAAGCTTTTATTGCACAGATTTAGCCTTGGTTATTAAATCACGTGTGGACCATGAGtgtaaataatgttttgaaAGCGGGTTTAGATGTTCCCTGTTGCTCTTACTGTCTGCATTACCCATtacacatataaacatgtgGTTGTGGTAAGTAGGCTTTTGATAATGGCAGGGAGCACTGATGACACCAAGTCTGTGTACAACCTGaatttttaacagtttttagtacaattttttaatatttatctatttattttaccaAACTGACTGCACTTAATTCTAgcatttttttactgttgttttatgAATTAACATAGTAATGCACTGTTAATAAAAGTCATTGTTGCTGTTTGAATTTTATATTTGTCTGTCCCTCGATCGGTGTCGGCAGCTCAGTGATGGATGTGACAGATCGATGTCGTTGGCAACAAAAGggcctgtgttgttgtgtatgcAGACCGCTGCGAGGTCAGAGACCCTCTTTGCTCGCCGCACAATGTCACTATTCTCCGGTCAGACTGGGTTTCTGTGGTCTCACATGACCTCTAGTGCAgttgtgtgtcctcactgttACTGACATACGGTCTCCATGGAACTCAATGTAATCTTTGCATCCTGTAATTTTCAGGCTAGAGGTGTAGTtttgttgagtttttttgtttccaagAATATTAGTTTTGAGAGTTAAGTGAGACGCTTGATAACGTGCATATCTGTTTGGCCGCCACCTTCGCTCCACCAGGCGGCTCTCTTATCTGGTTTCGGTAGATTAGATTTGCATTTACTGATCCCTCACTGTGGAAATTCATTCACTTGTCAGCAGGGATGGGAGCAGACAGTAAAGTACACTACGTTATATAAAAAGCAATAGTCAGTAAACAATGGAACAGGTATGCAAAGggttatgtttatgtatgtaaaaCATTTCCTATTCCAAGaattataacatatataatatgtgtatatatatgtatatgtatatatatatatacatatacatatacatatacatatgtatatataattttattttagcgTAAATTGGCCAGATCTCCATAAGAGATTTTCTATCTGAAGCAGCTTCATGGTTAAATAATactaattataatataataagctGCAATCGTGAGCGAATACCTTGGATTTTAAAAGAAttcatcctttttttaacaagtaaatagaaaaataacatttcctgAGAGTGAGATCTCATAACCACGCCTGTTGCCAgcatttaaagacaaaatgaGAGACTGAGTGAATTATGATGAACATGTTTGGCAGTGACCATGACAGGAAAGCTAAGCTCCCCTCACGGTATAATTGCTTTTTctcctgaatttaaaaaaaaaaacccactgtatTCTGGTGGGCAAAACTGGCATCCTTCGAACTCTCAGACAAGAAAGTGAAGCCCACTTGGTGGCTGAGTGTGTCACAGCGGCGCGTTATTCTGCCCGGTGCCATGATGAGGCAGCTCATTTGTAatagtcacagtcacagtgggaTCAGTCCATGTCATGTCACAGCCTGAGCATGAGCCTGAGCCAGGTCTCATAAAGCAGAGCTGACAGACAATACCACCCACTGGCAGCCTGCGCAACCGAGTTCACAGAGTCACCACTGACGCTTCATCAGGCCAATAAATGTGATTCGAAAATAGGACGGGGCACATTTCTTCATTTAATCATGTCTTCGATCTTAGATGATGCAGTTAAAAGCATCAGTGGGAATGTGAGTCTGAGGCCAAGGTCGAGAAGCtcagctgcttcttctgctgcgaaaatgaaatcaaatgattgaaaaacagctctgggctgtttttttttcatcctaatgatttatttatatgtttttaagTCAGTTATGCGCATGCATTAAGCCTCGGCTGGGATTTTTATGTCTCGTTCCACACAACTTGATTCTCCTAAAGAGACTCACATATATAAGGCGCCGTTTTCCCACATTCAGATTTGATCAAGTGAggatcatttttaattattaccGTTATTAAAAGGTTCAGAGTGTCATTGGGTGTCCTTGTTATTCACTCACAGCAGGCAAAGAGAGTTATgcagagaaaaagaacacaTCTGAATAAGAAGCAGCAAAACCATCAATATCTTAATTAAGTGTGTAACGAAAGCAACGCAATTGTGGCACCAGCATCAGCCTTGTAATAACAGCTACATTGTTCCAAAGGGGTTTATTATGGGCTGGAGAAGATATGGGTAAATAACTATATCGAGAAAAGAAAGATATCTTTTGGGAAAACAAGGCAATGTTGGTGTAGTCTTTGGCAGTATTTACTTATAATTGCTTTATACCCCCAACtgatacacatttatatactttgcgtgtgtgtgtgtgtgtgtgtgtgtgtgtgtgtatatatatatatatatatatatatgtatgtgtgtgtgtatatatatatatatacatatatatacatatatatatatgtatatatatatgtatatatatacatatatatatacatatatatatatataagtctCTGCTTGTCAGAAGTAACAGCCTGCAGTTCCCTTTCAGTCCACTAGAAGGTAGTACTGTATTTAACAGGAAAGAACAACTGGGGTTATTATCGTGCACAATACCAGTGAagtgaaagaaatgtttttatttctattatttattataagtgaagcacatcatcatcatcatcatcatcatcatccccaaAAACCATCAATCACCCATGGGTGGAAAACGTTGtagaattcaaatgttttttgtcttttttacattGGACAACAGTCAGATGCAGTGGTGCAGCAGAGAAGGGACTCTGTCTTTTGAGTGCTGTCCTTCTGGGAGACGTGAGGCACGCAGCAGTCATCGGGGCAAACTGTGATTAACCGGGAAAATCCGGAGTTGAAAATTCACAATGCCATTCCTTGTGACTAAGTGTTTACTGatgcagccgtgtgtgtgtgtgtgagtgtgtgtacacacacattcttgagCAGCTGCTTGAGCATTTGTCCCGAGCGCTGCTTCAACTTTTGTACAATCCCCCTGCATATGTCCACGTGCTAGCCTTGAGTCATTTGAAACTTCAAGCATacctttttgacatttttgtgggcTCTGGGCTGGTGAGAGTGGGGGCAGGAGGTGTTTACTGTTCTGCGGAGACCAGTTTAGCGAGCATTTTCACTACTGATTTCCTCAAAGTGCACACTTGAGTCTAACCACACGtcttaaaaaatgtcatgatcAGTCATTTATTGGGGGCTTACACGTGCAGTTTAGTCACTCGCAAGCGTTGTTAGAAATCAAAAAGTGAGTGTTGCTTGTGCTGCAGATTGTTCCTCTGAGCACGTTGGCTCCTGACAAAAGTTTGTGGCATGTTGCAACAAATTTCCTAGAGATGCAGTGggttttttaaaagatgaagaTGAGCTGCTGTGCAGAAAGTGTATAGATGGAAACTgagacagaggtgagacacaGTGGGACAGTGAGACATATAGAAAGACAGAAGGAGGGAGGATGATGAGAACAGCAGCAGCCCCTTTGAAGTGGGCCTCAGCTGGGCCTTATGTGTCTTGCTGAGGGAAGGGGATTTCCAGTGCTGCTTGGTCTCCTGTCTCACCCCCTTAGCCTTTTGCTTCCTCCGTGGGCTACAgcttaaaaacacagagagcttGTCTCCTCTGAGACATAGTCCCTGCAGCTCACACTGACACTGGAATGAGAGGAATTGTCACTCTTGCATTTAAGAGGCTATTTTATTACCAAGTCCCTTT
The sequence above is drawn from the Solea senegalensis isolate Sse05_10M linkage group LG17, IFAPA_SoseM_1, whole genome shotgun sequence genome and encodes:
- the zgc:153383 gene encoding protein FAM177A1 isoform X1 — translated: MADISLYLTNVNVSIGQNMAVEQTLSPGKDFECVELGELDKRGEQEQQKEKAPRRIIHFSSGETMEEYSTDEEEGEDQEPERKDLLSSPVEASKMTWGPYVWFHMWRAATSTISACDYLGERMASLFGITSAKYQYAIDEYYRMKKETEEEKEENRLSEEAEHSFNQLHSQEDQDEAIHHTEVSTTQADVSYQMEIEGQVPSSTTGPPVIITAT
- the zgc:153383 gene encoding protein FAM177A1 isoform X2 is translated as MADISLYLTNVNVSIGQNMAVEQTLSPGKDFECVELGELDKRGEQEQQKEKAPRRIIHFSSGETMEEYSTDEEEGEDQEPERKDLLSSPVEAVRSKMTWGPYVWFHMWRAATSTISACDYLGERMASLFGITSAKYQYAIDEYYRMKKETEEEKEENRLSEEAEHSFNQLHSQEDQDEAIHHTEVSTTQADVSYQMEIEGQVPSSTTGPPVIITAT